A segment of the Nostoc sp. TCL26-01 genome:
ATAATGAAAGCAGCACAATTTGTTTACTCCATATTCTGAGAGCAAAAATTAGCTGATAGTTATCTGCTTCTAAATATTGCCAGCAAATAGAAGTTTAAATAAATTCAACAATTAGACTTAAATGGGCGTTAGCAGTTTTTTTAGGTCAGTACCATAAAAAAGATGTACCAAAAACACTTAAATGAATATTATCAGTATCAGTAGATTTACGACAGTACTTAAGCTTAAAGAAATATAAATTTTTTCCCCAAAGCTTTACCGTCTTCTCTGTGTCTCTGTGCCTTTGTGGTGCATAAAATTTTTTACCACAGAGACACAGCGAAAAGTCGGAGCGGAGGTTTCCTCCGTAGACGCTTTGCGGCTTGCCGCAGGCATCTGAACTTTTCAAGACAAAGCCACAAAAGACTCAGCCTAACAAGGCATCAAAGCATCTAATCTACCCAATACCGTCATATCTTCCGCATCCAACTCCAGAGGAGTACCACTGCGAATAAGTTCGGCAAAATCTTCATTGGGAACCATAATTGTCAGTGTGTATAACCGAGTAGTCCCTGTATTTTTAATCAAATGAGTACCTGTAGGTGGTACTAGTAAACTATCTCCAGCTTTAATCGGCACTTTTTTGCCATCACAAATAGCAATTCCTTCGCCCTTGAGGACAAAAAACATTTCTACAGCCCATTGATGACGATTCGGTGGTGTTTGTCCACCAACTTCAAAAATTTCTACACAACAAGTTAGAGAAGTATTAGCATTTGTCGAATCAAAGATAATGGCTAACCGATTAGTATCACGGGGACTAATGCGGTAGACTTGGTAATCTTTAGGAGATTTGATAACAGGAATTACACAACGAGTAGCGAACATTTATTTATCTCCTCCTGTAAATTCAGGATGATGGATTAATAGCTGTGAAAATCGCTGACGAGTCACTGACAAAACCAAAGCATTGTTTGACGTTATATAACGTCGCTAACCAACAGTAATCGGGAGAAGTTGTCGCTGTACAATCTTTAACTAAAATACAGTCATATCCTAAAAAGTTAGCATCACATAAGGTGGTCAGCACACATTGATCGGCATTGACACCAGTAAAGAATAATGTCGTAATTCCTAGGTTCCGTAAAATACTATCTAATGGTGTGTCCCAAAAGCCACTCATCCGATACTTGTCTACACGAATATCTGTCGGTAACTGGGGAAGTTCGTCTACTACTGCGGCTGCCCAACTACCAGCCATCAATACTTTAGCACCATTTTTCGGTAGGCGATCGCCCAAACCCACACCCTCACCTGTGGGATTGTATACGTGTAGGGCGTTGGCACTAATATTGAGTAAATCTGGACGATTACCCCAATTGAGCCAAATCACAGGTATACCAACTCGACGCAGTTCTGGGAGTAAACTATTTAAAGATTCTATAGGTTTGCGGGCTGGAGTGACATCTATACCGATATGTGCTAGCCAGCCATCAGGGTGACAGAAATCGTTCTGCATATCGATGACGAGGATGGCAGTTTTTGCCAAGTCTAAGTGCAGAGTTTTGGTTTCTGTTGATAGAATAACTGGCTGTGGTTTTTTTGGCGGACGAGTAATATCTGCGATCGCCTGATTCACCATCCACGCATTTGGTGCAACTCCCAATGTCCGATAAGGCTGATTCATAAAATTGCCACACCCAAGACAATAGTTTTAGGGCTTACGCTAGTGTAGTAAAGTTTTCGTCTTTGTTTATCAAAGGTCAATAGCCGCTTGACTGTTGACTATTGACAAGCGTAAGTCCTAACTATGTTTGTACCGTGAAATGCTCTTGAGCGTTTAATTACTTAATTAAGGTTAAAATCAATGACTTTCACTATCCAAAATGTTTTGCTGGCTATTGATGATGGTTATACCACTAGTGATGTGCAGGTTGTAGATGGGAAAATCGTTGCTGTTGCCCCAAATTTAGACGTAGTGGGTGACATAATTGATGGCACAAATAAACTCTTACTTCCAGGTTTTGTTAATGCTCATACCCACTCATCAGAAATGTGGCAAAGGGGTGTCATCTCCATTTTACCTCTAGAGTTATGGCTAGCAGAACTATATGACTTTGCCCCCATCGACACAGAAAAAGTCTATCTCAGCGCTTTGGGTACGGCCGTAGAAACTCTCTTGTCTGGTGGTACAAGTGTAGTAGATCATCTGGTATTGATTCCGGGACAGGAGTTAGAAACCATTGCTAGTGCAGTCCGGGCTTATCAGGAAGTCGGAATCCGGGCTTTTATAGCTCCCCTCCTGCAAGATGAATCCCTCAGTGCTGGCTTACCTGCTGGGGACTCTAGCCAAAGCCATGAGCCATTTTTTCGTTCCACAACTGCAACCTTGGCAATTATTGAAGAGGCTATCAAACAGTTTCATCGCCCAGATGAGGGTGTCTATATTTTAGTTGCCCCAACAGGGATACAATTGTGTACAGATGCTTTATTTGCCGGGTGTATTGAGTTAAGCGATCGCTATAATTTATGTCGTCACTCTCATTTGTTGGAAACTAAAGCCCAAGCAAAACTTGCCCAAGAAAAGTACGGTTGTAGTGCTGTTACACATCTTAAACAAATTGGTTATTTAGGCGATCGCACTTCTCTTGCTCATTGTGTCTGGTTAAACGATGCTGATATTACTATCCTCGCTGACACCAAATCTACAGTCGTTCACAATCCTTTAAGTAATTTACGGTTAGGTAGCGGTATTGCCCCAATTTTAAAATATCGCCAAGCTGGTGTAAATGTGACTTTTGGGTGTGATGGGGCTTCTAGTAATGACTCTCAAGATTTGTTGGAAGCTATCAAAATTGGGGCAATTCTGCACAACGTCACAGACTTCGATTATCGTCACTGGATCACTCCCCGACAAGCAGTAGAAATGGCTAGTTTAGGTGGTGTAAAAGCCTTGAATTTAGCAGATCAACTTGGTTCTATTACTGTAGGGAAAGAAGCTGATTTAGTATTATATAATCTGACAAATTTATCATTAATGCCCCGCACAGATCCCATTGGTTTATTAGTTTTAGGTCGTCCCACCAATGTTGTCGATAGTGCTTGGGTAAAGGGCAAACAAATTGTAGCGAATGGACAAGTAACAACAATTAATGTTGACGAATTGCGACAAGAATTATTCAACCTGAGTGAATGGACTACTCAACGCCAATCCCCCACTCGCACCCAATTAGAACATCATTATCGTCACATCATGGGTTTATCTTCATAAAAATAAATTGACTTACTTATTAGTTTTTACCAAAGTTGAATTTACGGCCTTTCTAACCAAGTCTGTAAATCAGCCAAACTGGTAAAATCTAACAATGCTTCGCTCAAATCTTCCAGTACAGGTAAAGGCAAATCAGTAATCAAGGAGCGCATTTCCTCAGATATTTCTCCAAACCGCTTAGTTAGAAGTCGGATTACGAGTTTACCTGTTGCTTCCTCACGTCCTTCCTCACGTCCTTCCTCACGTCCTTCCTCACGTCCTTCTTCTTTGATTTCTTGGTAAACTCTAGTTTCTTTGAGTGTGATCCCCAGCATAGACTCAACTTCCATCCTGCTTAATTTTTCAAACTTGTACACCATAATGGTTGTGATCATCTCTATTATGGCGCGACTTGCTTGCTCAGATACTTCTTGACGAGTTCTGTTTAACAAATATCTTGCTGTTTCTGGTGCTTGTGCTTCTTCTACCGTAGTCAGCACCATTAACGCTACCCATACAGGTAATTGACTAATATTCCCCAATTCACTCTAGTAACCTTCAAAAGACAATAACAATCCCCCACTGTAGTGTAGGGGATTAGTCATTAGTTAGCTTAAAAACTTGAGTGGCTATTTTAAGAATCAGTTTTTACGATCGTGGTTGCTTCAACTAACTTGTTAAACAGTAAATTGGCAACTTTAGCCATAAGCTTACCTTGCAGATGTTTGCCATTGAGCAACTGACGGCCAGACTCATCAGTAAAGTCTTTGAGTTTGGTGCGGTACTCAAGAATAGCGGCGGCGGTGTTAGTGTCGGGTAATCTCTCCGTTTCAATTTGGCACAAAACATACTGCCAAAAAGACATTCGACATAATGCCGAGCCGCTTGTCACCTCAATCAACTCATCACCAGATTG
Coding sequences within it:
- a CDS encoding cupin domain-containing protein gives rise to the protein MFATRCVIPVIKSPKDYQVYRISPRDTNRLAIIFDSTNANTSLTCCVEIFEVGGQTPPNRHQWAVEMFFVLKGEGIAICDGKKVPIKAGDSLLVPPTGTHLIKNTGTTRLYTLTIMVPNEDFAELIRSGTPLELDAEDMTVLGRLDALMPC
- a CDS encoding cysteine hydrolase family protein; translated protein: MNQPYRTLGVAPNAWMVNQAIADITRPPKKPQPVILSTETKTLHLDLAKTAILVIDMQNDFCHPDGWLAHIGIDVTPARKPIESLNSLLPELRRVGIPVIWLNWGNRPDLLNISANALHVYNPTGEGVGLGDRLPKNGAKVLMAGSWAAAVVDELPQLPTDIRVDKYRMSGFWDTPLDSILRNLGITTLFFTGVNADQCVLTTLCDANFLGYDCILVKDCTATTSPDYCWLATLYNVKQCFGFVSDSSAIFTAINPSS
- a CDS encoding amidohydrolase, translated to MTFTIQNVLLAIDDGYTTSDVQVVDGKIVAVAPNLDVVGDIIDGTNKLLLPGFVNAHTHSSEMWQRGVISILPLELWLAELYDFAPIDTEKVYLSALGTAVETLLSGGTSVVDHLVLIPGQELETIASAVRAYQEVGIRAFIAPLLQDESLSAGLPAGDSSQSHEPFFRSTTATLAIIEEAIKQFHRPDEGVYILVAPTGIQLCTDALFAGCIELSDRYNLCRHSHLLETKAQAKLAQEKYGCSAVTHLKQIGYLGDRTSLAHCVWLNDADITILADTKSTVVHNPLSNLRLGSGIAPILKYRQAGVNVTFGCDGASSNDSQDLLEAIKIGAILHNVTDFDYRHWITPRQAVEMASLGGVKALNLADQLGSITVGKEADLVLYNLTNLSLMPRTDPIGLLVLGRPTNVVDSAWVKGKQIVANGQVTTINVDELRQELFNLSEWTTQRQSPTRTQLEHHYRHIMGLSS